One Prosthecobacter vanneervenii genomic window carries:
- a CDS encoding type II toxin-antitoxin system ParD family antitoxin: protein MTVTLPAAMESFVRQKIASGLYESADEVVVDSLGLMQQQEQWKAAASARIDEGLSDLDSGRSLTSEESRAEMAAFKARWRAQA, encoded by the coding sequence ATGACTGTGACCCTCCCTGCTGCCATGGAATCTTTCGTGCGGCAAAAGATCGCCTCAGGGCTTTACGAGAGCGCCGATGAGGTCGTGGTGGACTCCCTCGGGCTCATGCAGCAGCAGGAGCAGTGGAAGGCAGCAGCCTCTGCCAGGATCGACGAGGGCCTGAGTGATCTGGATAGCGGGCGCAGCCTCACGTCCGAGGAGTCACGCGCCGAGATGGCGGCTTTCAAGGCACGCTGGCGGGCGCAGGCATGA
- a CDS encoding type II toxin-antitoxin system RelE/ParE family toxin: MTAPIYSRAAQGDLQDIWAYVAQHNPEAADALEADIRAEAEHLAALPTLGHRRRDLTRHDLWFRTVRKNYLIVYRVGTQLEIVRILHGARDAVHELH, encoded by the coding sequence ATGACGGCACCGATTTACAGCCGTGCCGCCCAGGGAGACCTGCAGGACATCTGGGCCTACGTGGCGCAGCACAACCCCGAGGCGGCCGATGCCCTGGAGGCAGACATCCGGGCAGAGGCGGAGCATCTGGCGGCACTGCCAACACTGGGGCACCGCCGTCGCGATCTCACCCGGCACGATCTGTGGTTTCGCACTGTCAGGAAAAACTATCTGATCGTGTATCGCGTTGGAACGCAGCTGGAGATCGTGCGCATCTTGCACGGAGCGCGGGATGCCGTGCACGAGCTGCACTAA